In one window of Henckelia pumila isolate YLH828 chromosome 1, ASM3356847v2, whole genome shotgun sequence DNA:
- the LOC140880969 gene encoding amine oxidase [copper-containing] gamma 2-like, translating into MELKNLLRYIFCLFGAVLFLLFLLSNFPSPPSNRAELLHCATNARWCASKNRFQSNKPDNLRKHTNPKRSHSADVPHHPLDPLTLSELNRVQKIIQSLDLFKNSVYALHSVVLQEPKKEAVIAWGKGEPLPPRVASVVARAGGKTHALTVELVSGAVTRQEMGRVYGYPTMTVEDMNSVIWAPLTSAEFNRTVLERGVDLVDLACLPISTGWFGKSEENRRLIKVQCYSMKDTANFYMRPIEGLTVLVDLDTKEIVQIVDKGKNIPIPNAANTDYRFSAQNSYQRLVNPISMEQPKGPSFTVEDDHLVKWANWEFHLKPDPRAGVIVSRAMVLDPTTGVRRQVMYKGFTSELFVPYMDPTDAWYFKTYMDAGEYGFGLQAMPLDPLNDCPRNAYYMDGVFAAADGTPYIRSNMVCVFESYAGEIGWRHSESPITGMEIREVRPKVTLVVRMAASVANYDYIVDWEFQTDGLIRAKVGLSGILMVKGTPYSNMNQLNPQENLYGTLLSENVIGVIHDHFITFYLDMDIDGSDNSFVNVSIQREYTSPGESPRLSYLKTVRNVAKTEKDAQLKLNLYNPSEFHVINPTKKTRVGNPVGYKLVPGGTAANLLDLNDLPQKRGAFTNNQIWVTPYNETEQWAGGSFVYQSHGEDTLQVWSNRNRAIENRDIVVWYTLGFHHIPCQEDFPIMPTVSSSFDLKPVNFFESNPILKIPPTVENDLPICKADASA; encoded by the exons ATGGAACTCAAAAATCTCCTCCGCTACATATTCTGTCTCTTTGGAGCTGTGCTATTCTTACTCTTCCTTCTATCCAACTTCCCATCTCCGCCGTCCAACCGGGCTGAGCTGCTCCACTGCGCCACCAACGCTCGTTGGTGCGCCTCCAAAAACCGTTTCCAATCAAATAAACCCGACAACTTGCGGAAGCACACTAATCCCAAGCGCAGCCACTCCGCCGACGTGCCCCACCACCCACTGGACCCCCTCACGCTTTCAGAGCTGAATAGAGTTCAAAAAATCATTCAAAGTCTCGATCTTTTCAAGAACTCAGTGTATGCGCTACACTCTGTAGTTCTTCAAGAGCCGAAAAAGGAAGCCGTGATCGCATGGGGGAAGGGTGAGCCTCTACCGCCGAGGGTCGCCTCCGTCGTTGCACGTGCTGGCGGAAAGACCCACGCGCTGACGGTGGAGCTGGTTTCCGGTGCCGTGACCCGCCAAGAGATGGGCCGGGTATATGGGTACCCGACCATGACCGTGGAAGATATGAACTCGGTGATTTGGGCCCCACTGACGAGTGCTGAATTTAATCGGACGGTGTTGGAGCGCGGGGTGGATCTGGTGGACCTTGCTTGCTTGCCTATCTCTACTGGGTGGTTTG GTAAGAGTGAGGAGAACAGAAGATTAATTAAAGTACAATGCTACTCCATGAAAGACACTGCTAACTTTTACATGAGGCCAATTGAAGGCCTTACTGTTCTTGTTGATCTGGACACAAAAGAGATCGTGCAGATCGTCGATAAAGGGAAAAACATACCGATACCAAATGCAGCAAACACAGACTATCGTTTTTCTGCGCAGAATTCGTATCAAAGGCTAGTGAACCCAATCTCCATGGAGCAGCCAAAAGGTCCTAGTTTTACTGTAGAAGACGACCATTTGGTTAAGTGGGCAAACTGGGAATTTCACCTCAAGCCTGATCCTCGAGCTGGGGTGATTGTTTCCCGGGCCATGGTTCTAGACCCGACTACTGGAGTCAGGAGGCAAGTGATGTACAAAGGTTTCACATCAGAGCTATTTGTTCCATATATGGATCCTACGGATGCATGGTATTTCAAGACATATATGGATGCAGGGGAATACGGGTTCGGGTTGCAGGCAATGCCACTCGACCCCCTGAATGACTGTCCCCGGAATGCATATTATATGGATGGTGTATTTGCAGCAGCCGATGGAACACCATATATCCGGTCTAATATGGTCTGTGTGTTTGAGAGCTATGCAGGTGAAATCGGGTGGAGGCATTCTGAGAGTCCAATTACTGGAATGGAG ATTCGAGAGGTGAGGCCGAAAGTGACGCTGGTGGTCAGGATGGCTGCATCTGTGGCCAACTACGATTACATCGTTGATTGGGAGTTCCAAACTGATGGACTAATAAGAGCTAAG GTTGGCCTCAGTGGAATACTGATGGTGAAAGGCACTCCTTACTCAAATATGAACCAACTTAACCCACAAGAAAACTTGTATGGAACCCTTTTGTCCGAAAATGTCATTGGCGTAATCCACGACCACTTCATCACATTCTACCTAGACATGGACATTGATGGCTCGGATAACTCTTTCGTGAATGTCAGTATCCAAAGGGAATACACCTCGCCAGGAGAATCACCCCGATTGAGCTATTTGAAAACTGTAAGGAATGTGGCAAAGACCGAAAAGGATGCACAACTTAAGCTTAATCTTTATAACCCTTCGGAATTCCATGTCATTAATCCTACCAAGAAAACAAGGGTGGGGAACCCGGTCGGCTACAAGTTGGTCCCTGGTGGTACGGCTGCTAATTTGCTTGATTTAAACGATCTGCCTCAAAAGAGAGGAGCATTCACCAACAACCAAATATGGGTTACTCCTTATAATGAGACCGAACAATGGGCTGGCGGGTCATTTGTGTATCAGAGTCACGGGGAGGACACGCTTCAAGTATGGTCTAACAG AAACCGAGCCATTGAGAACCGAGATATTGTTGTGTGGTACACATTGGGGTTTCATCACATTCCATGTCAAGAAGACTTCCCAATCATGCCGACTGTATCGTCAAGTTTTGATCTGAAGCCGGTGAATTTTTTTGAGAGCAATCCCATTCTCAAGATTCCTCCAACAGTGGAGAATGATCTTCCAATCTGCAAAGCTGATGCTTCAGCTTAA
- the LOC140875240 gene encoding amine oxidase [copper-containing] gamma 2-like produces MEGKHIHRCLLFVFGVVVVTVFVVFNFPNPLSDRSELLRCATNSAWCTSKNRILRHPTDAFLRHDHTADVPHHPLDPLTIQEMNKVQKVIVAFFDESAYAVHSLVLEEPDKEVVLKWRKGDEIPPRKASVIARSAGKNYILTVDIESGAVAEQDTSLISGYPLVTMEDMEATIRAPLASAHFNRTVAARGVDPEDVACLPFSPGWFGKSEDGRRLVKLECFSIKDTVNFYMRPIEGIIVITDLDTKEIVEIVDLGKHIPIPKGTGSDYRLSADNSAIIKLANPISMEQPNGPNFVIEDNHLIKWANWEFHLKADPRSGVMISGAKIKDPDSGAIRNVMYKGFTSELFVPYMDPEEAWYFKTYMDAGEYGFGLQALALDPLNDCPRNAKFMDAVFAAADGKPYVKPNMICIFERYSGDAAWRHTESPIVIGQELREARPKVSLVARFVATLANYDYIVDWEFHADGLIHAKVSLTGMVIVKGTSYVNTNQVNDSEDMYGTLLADNIIGVVHDHFINFYLDMDIDGTDNSFVNVHLQREYTKNSVPRRSYMKVNKTVAKTEKEAQLRLKLYDPSEFHVINPNKQTKVGNSVGYKLVPSGGTAASLLDPEDTPQKRSAFTNNQIWVTRYNKSEQWSGGLFAYQSHGDDTLQVWSDRDRAIENTDIVLWYTLGFHHVPCQEDFPIMPTVSSGFDLKPVNFFERNPVLRIAPYVEKDLPVCKAAAAA; encoded by the exons ATGGAAGGCAAGCATATCCATCGCTGCCTCTTATTCGTCTTCGGCGTAGTGGTTGTCACGGTCTTCGTTGTTTTCAACTTCCCCAACCCACTCTCCGACAGGTCGGAGCTGCTCCGGTGCGCCACCAACTCCGCCTGGTGCACCTCCAAGAACCGTATCCTCCGCCACCCGACCGACGCATTCCTCCGCCATGACCACACGGCCGACGTGCCTCACCACCCCCTAGATCCGCTCACCATCCAGGAGATGAACAAAGTGCAGAAAGTCATCGTAGCATTCTTCGACGAGTCGGCGTATGCGGTTCACTCCCTGGTTTTGGAAGAGCCCGACAAGGAGGTGGTCCTCAAGTGGCGGAAGGGCGATGAGATTCCGCCGAGGAAAGCTTCGGTGATTGCACGCTCCGCCGGGAAGAACTACATCTTGACGGTGGATATTGAGAGCGGGGCGGTGGCGGAGCAGGACACTAGCCTCATCTCAGGCTACCCGCTGGTGACGATGGAGGATATGGAGGCTACCATCCGGGCTCCGCTCGCGAGTGCTCATTTCAATCGCAcggttgcggcgagaggagtggatCCCGAGGATGTGGCTTGCTTGCCTTTTTCTCCCGGATGGTTTG GCAAGTCCGAGGATGGAAGAAGATTAGTGAAATTAGAATGTTTCTCCATCAAGGACACCGTAAACTTCTACATGAGACCTATTGAAGGAATCATTGTAATAACTGATTTGGACACAAAAGAAATAGTTGAAATCGTGGACTTAGGGAAGCACATCCCCATCCCCAAAGGCACTGGCTCAGATTACCGTTTGTCGGCAGATAATTCGGCGATCATCAAACTCGCAAACCCCATTTCAATGGAGCAGCCCAATGGTCCCAACTTTGTCATCGAAgataatcatctaatcaagtgGGCGAACTGGGAATTTCACTTGAAGGCCGACCCGAGATCCGGAGTCATGATTTCCGGGGCCAAGATCAAGGATCCGGACAGCGGTGCGATTAGGAATGTGATGTACAAAGGGTTTACATCGGAATTGTTTGTGCCGTATATGGACCCTGAGGAGGCATGGTACTTCAAAACTTACATGGATGCTGGTGAATACGGATTCGGGCTCCAAGCATTGGCTCTCGACCCGCTTAATGACTGCCCGCGGAACGCGAAATTTATGGATGCTGTATTTGCTGCAGCGGACGGCAAACCTTATGTTAAGCCTAATATGATATGTATATTTGAGAGGTATTCAGGGGATGCTGCTTGGAGACACACTGAGAGCCCAATTGTTATAGGCCAAGAG CTACGAGAGGCAAGGCCAAAGGTTTCATTAGTAGCGAGATTTGTCGCAACTCTTGCGAACTATGATTATATTGTGGACTGGGAGTTCCATGCCGATGGACTGATTCACGCTAAG GTTTCACTGACCGGCATGGTGATCGTTAAGGGAACTTCGTATGTCAACACGAACCAAGTGAACGATTCGGAAGATATGTACGGAACCCTGTTAGCAGATAACATAATCGGAGTTGTGCACGATCAtttcatcaacttctatctcgATATGGACATCGATGGCACAGATAATTCCTTCGTAAACGTTCATCTCCAGAGGGAGTACACGAAAAACAGTGTTCCTCGAAGGAGTTACATGAAGGTGAACAAAACCGTGGCCAAGACAGAGAAGGAGGCTCAGTTGAGGTTGAAGCTGTATGATCCATCGGAATTCCACGTGATCAACCCGAATAAGCAAACCAAAGTGGGGAACTCGGTCGGATACAAGCTCGTACCTTCCGGCGGCACCGCTGCTAGTTTGCTGGATCCCGAGGATACTCCACAAAAGAGAAGTGCTTTCACGAACAACCAGATTTGGGTCACTCGGTACAACAAGTCGGAGCAATGGTCAGGAGGCTTGTTTGCGTACCAGAGTCACGGTGATGACACTCTTCAAGTATGGTCTGACAG GGATCGAGCGATAGAGAACACGGACATTGTTTTGTGGTACACACTAGGATTTCATCACGTTCCATGCCAAGAGGATTTCCCGATTATGCCGACGGTGTCGTCCGGGTTCGACTTGAAGCCGGTTAACTTCTTTGAGAGGAATCCTGTTCTGAGAATTGCCCCTTATGTTGAAAAAGACCTACCAGTTTGCAAGGCCGCGGCTGCAGCTTGA